A genomic window from Desulfobotulus mexicanus includes:
- a CDS encoding 5-formyltetrahydrofolate cyclo-ligase — translation MEDVREKRRRIVSEIEKRFSALSETEIREKRKLAVDRLFEFANYVEARIALLYLPRNPMEMDIADIMARSYEHKKVVVLPRFDKERKTIRFYKVDDPNTHIIGKTPEERGPDPKKCREIPMDNIDIALIPGVAFDEKGSRIAADGGEFDRLMGKLPVTTRKVGVTLEDQIVPQIPMESKSRYVDILVTDKRVIYKI, via the coding sequence ATGGAGGATGTTCGCGAAAAACGCCGCAGGATTGTCTCCGAGATTGAAAAAAGATTTTCTGCCCTGAGTGAGACAGAAATCAGGGAAAAGCGCAAGCTGGCGGTGGATCGGCTTTTTGAGTTCGCCAATTATGTGGAAGCCCGAATAGCACTTCTTTACCTTCCAAGAAATCCCATGGAAATGGACATAGCCGACATTATGGCCAGATCCTATGAACACAAGAAGGTTGTGGTGCTGCCCCGTTTTGACAAAGAGCGCAAAACCATTCGTTTTTACAAGGTGGATGATCCCAATACCCATATTATCGGAAAAACACCGGAGGAAAGGGGACCTGATCCGAAAAAATGCCGGGAAATCCCCATGGACAATATTGATATTGCCCTGATTCCCGGAGTGGCCTTTGATGAAAAAGGCTCCCGCATTGCAGCCGATGGTGGCGAGTTTGACCGGCTCATGGGCAAGCTCCCCGTGACCACCCGAAAGGTCGGGGTTACCCTGGAGGATCAGATTGTACCCCAGATTCCCATGGAATCAAAAAGCAGGTATGTGGACATTCTGGTGACGGATAAGCGGGTAATTTACAAAATTTAA
- the serS gene encoding serine--tRNA ligase: MLEIKFLRQNLSEIRAGLAKRGAESTLDSFSETETRRREILARLETLRHERNAVSEEIARMKKNKEDAEEKILAMRQTSADIKGMEKSLGELDEQLQTILMAIPNVPHVSVPAGKDDSENRLEKSWGTPKNFEFLPKAHWELGENLGILDFERAARITGARFALYLGAGSRLERALINFMLDIHTEEHGYTETIPPFLVNRKAMTGTGQLPKFESDLFHLDGPDYFLIPTAEVPVTNMHSDEILSEEDLPLYYTAYTPCFRSEAGSYGKDTRGLIRLHQFNKVELVKFSLPENSWEELESLLKQAETILQRLELPYRVVTLCAGDLGFSSAKTYDIEVWMPGQDAYREISSCSNFEDYQARRANIRFKRKGKKGTELVHTLNGSGLAVGRTFAAILENYQNPDGSIRIPEALQPYMGGMKIIEKV; encoded by the coding sequence ATGCTGGAAATCAAGTTTCTACGCCAAAATTTGTCTGAAATCCGTGCAGGACTTGCCAAACGGGGGGCCGAAAGTACCCTGGATTCCTTCAGCGAAACCGAAACCAGACGCCGGGAAATCCTTGCCCGCCTTGAAACTCTGCGTCATGAACGCAATGCGGTCTCCGAAGAAATTGCCCGCATGAAAAAAAACAAAGAAGATGCCGAAGAAAAGATTCTGGCCATGCGCCAGACATCGGCGGACATCAAAGGGATGGAAAAAAGCCTCGGAGAACTGGATGAACAGCTCCAGACGATTCTCATGGCCATCCCCAATGTTCCACATGTTTCCGTTCCCGCAGGAAAGGACGACAGCGAAAACCGCCTTGAAAAAAGCTGGGGAACTCCGAAAAACTTTGAATTCCTTCCCAAGGCCCACTGGGAGCTGGGGGAAAATCTTGGGATTCTCGATTTTGAAAGGGCAGCCCGCATCACAGGTGCCCGCTTTGCCCTTTATCTCGGCGCGGGGAGCCGCCTGGAAAGGGCCTTAATCAATTTCATGCTGGACATCCACACCGAAGAACACGGATACACGGAAACCATACCCCCTTTTCTGGTCAACCGTAAAGCCATGACCGGTACAGGCCAGCTTCCCAAGTTTGAATCAGACCTCTTTCATCTGGACGGGCCGGACTACTTTCTCATTCCCACGGCGGAAGTACCCGTCACCAACATGCACAGCGATGAAATTCTTTCCGAAGAGGACCTCCCCCTCTATTATACGGCCTATACCCCCTGTTTCCGGTCCGAAGCAGGTTCCTACGGAAAGGACACCAGAGGGTTGATCCGGCTGCACCAGTTCAACAAGGTGGAGCTTGTTAAATTCTCTCTGCCGGAAAACTCCTGGGAGGAGCTGGAAAGTCTTCTGAAACAGGCGGAAACCATTCTGCAAAGGCTGGAGCTTCCCTACAGGGTCGTCACCCTCTGCGCCGGAGACCTTGGTTTCTCTTCCGCAAAGACCTATGATATTGAAGTCTGGATGCCCGGACAGGATGCCTACAGGGAAATATCTTCCTGTAGCAACTTTGAGGACTATCAGGCCAGAAGGGCCAATATCCGGTTCAAGCGCAAAGGGAAAAAAGGCACGGAGCTTGTCCATACCTTAAACGGTTCCGGTCTTGCAGTGGGCCGTACCTTTGCCGCCATCCTGGAAAATTATCAGAATCCCGACGGAAGTATCCGCATTCCAGAGGCCCTTCAGCCCTACATGGGGGGGATGAAGATAATTGAGAAGGTATAA
- the thrC gene encoding threonine synthase gives MTPEKFPEHIRDHILPSPSGEMSYHCLGCSETFGIEQLLYTCPACGEVLLLQDLEKNRLKGLSGETWRDILDYRRMLKIPALKGIYRFHEFIGPVIPLDAIVYLGEGHTPIVEANATLQEAAGMRFFYKNDGQNPSASFKDRGMASALSYIHYLVKSGRVENILAVCASTGDTSAAAALYASYLQPSVKSAVLLPHGKVTPQQLSQPLGSGASVFEIPGLFDDCMKVVEALSEKYNVALLNSKNAWRILGQESYSYEVAQDLEYEMKNKVVVVPIGNAGNITAVMAGFLKFFEAGIITDLPKIVGVQSEHANPVYSYYLEPDAKKRRFEPMTAKPSVAQAAMIGNPVSMPRVISLVNQYNQRAGKQMVFFTCVTEQEIMDCQLVANRNGHIACTHGGETLAGLIRARKEGLVHSDETAIIDSTAHALKFSGFQEMYFEDRMPAEYGITPKKELQNAPVFMRPEGLKEVPAPGAPLSGEAFREFVRQTADAIAEKLTLSLREK, from the coding sequence GTGACACCAGAAAAATTCCCCGAACATATACGGGATCATATTCTTCCCTCCCCTTCCGGAGAAATGAGTTACCACTGCCTTGGATGCTCCGAAACCTTTGGCATTGAGCAGCTTCTCTATACCTGTCCCGCCTGCGGTGAGGTTCTTTTACTTCAGGATCTGGAAAAAAACCGCCTGAAAGGCCTTTCCGGAGAAACCTGGCGGGATATTTTAGATTACCGCCGTATGCTCAAAATACCGGCCCTCAAGGGCATCTATCGTTTCCATGAGTTCATAGGGCCTGTGATCCCTCTGGATGCCATTGTCTATCTGGGAGAAGGACACACCCCCATTGTGGAGGCCAACGCCACCCTGCAGGAGGCTGCCGGGATGCGCTTTTTCTACAAAAATGACGGCCAGAACCCCAGTGCCTCCTTCAAAGACAGGGGCATGGCCAGCGCTCTTTCATACATCCATTATCTTGTGAAAAGCGGTCGTGTGGAAAATATTCTGGCCGTCTGCGCCTCCACCGGAGACACCAGTGCCGCTGCAGCCCTTTATGCAAGCTATCTGCAACCTTCGGTAAAGTCTGCAGTACTCCTGCCCCACGGCAAGGTAACACCCCAGCAGCTTTCCCAGCCACTGGGCAGTGGTGCCTCGGTGTTTGAAATCCCCGGCCTTTTTGATGACTGTATGAAGGTGGTGGAAGCCCTTTCCGAAAAATACAATGTGGCCCTGCTGAACTCCAAGAATGCATGGCGTATTCTGGGTCAGGAATCCTACTCCTATGAAGTGGCCCAGGATCTGGAATATGAGATGAAAAACAAGGTTGTGGTGGTACCCATCGGCAATGCCGGTAACATCACCGCAGTCATGGCCGGGTTCCTGAAGTTTTTCGAAGCCGGTATCATTACAGATCTTCCAAAAATAGTGGGTGTTCAGTCCGAGCACGCCAACCCCGTGTACAGTTATTACCTTGAGCCGGATGCAAAAAAACGCCGCTTTGAACCCATGACCGCAAAACCCAGTGTGGCCCAGGCAGCCATGATCGGAAATCCCGTTTCCATGCCAAGGGTCATTTCTCTTGTCAACCAGTACAATCAGAGGGCTGGAAAACAGATGGTCTTTTTCACCTGCGTCACGGAGCAGGAAATCATGGACTGTCAGCTTGTGGCCAACCGCAACGGTCACATTGCCTGTACCCATGGTGGCGAAACCCTGGCAGGTCTTATCCGTGCCAGGAAAGAAGGCCTTGTGCACAGCGATGAAACTGCCATCATTGATTCCACGGCCCATGCCCTGAAGTTTTCAGGTTTTCAGGAAATGTATTTTGAAGACCGCATGCCAGCAGAGTATGGTATCACTCCGAAAAAAGAGCTGCAGAACGCTCCGGTATTCATGCGGCCCGAAGGCCTGAAGGAAGTACCAGCGCCGGGAGCACCCCTTTCGGGTGAGGCCTTCAGGGAATTTGTCCGGCAGACGGCGGATGCCATTGCAGAAAAACTGACCCTTTCCCTGAGGGAGAAGTAA
- a CDS encoding nucleotidyltransferase family protein, protein MDTSHLLKNKREEILRISRQHGAKNIRVFGSVARNQAGPDSDIDILVDLDHGRSLMDLGGMSIKLEALLGRKVDIVTEKGLHWYLKEKIIREAQPL, encoded by the coding sequence ATGGATACATCCCATCTGCTGAAAAACAAAAGGGAAGAAATTCTGCGCATCTCAAGGCAGCATGGTGCAAAAAATATAAGGGTTTTTGGATCTGTGGCCCGTAATCAGGCCGGACCGGACAGCGACATTGATATTCTAGTGGATCTGGATCATGGAAGATCTCTGATGGATCTCGGAGGAATGAGCATAAAGCTTGAAGCCTTGCTTGGACGAAAGGTGGATATCGTAACGGAAAAGGGGCTTCACTGGTATCTTAAGGAAAAAATTATACGGGAAGCCCAGCCTTTATGA
- a CDS encoding HepT-like ribonuclease domain-containing protein produces the protein MKDNRLYLIHISESIERIESYTEGLKFSDFAKQTLIQDAVLRNLQTLAESTQRLSDTFKTDHPQIEWYKIAGLRNILVHDYLGIDIETVWSAIKNNIPELKEIILKSL, from the coding sequence ATGAAAGACAACAGACTTTATCTTATTCATATATCAGAAAGCATTGAAAGGATTGAATCTTATACGGAAGGACTCAAATTCAGTGACTTTGCAAAGCAGACCCTTATACAGGATGCAGTCCTGCGGAATCTTCAAACCCTTGCTGAATCTACACAACGCCTTTCAGATACCTTTAAAACAGATCATCCTCAGATTGAATGGTATAAAATTGCCGGATTAAGGAATATTCTCGTCCATGACTATCTGGGTATTGATATAGAAACAGTCTGGTCTGCCATAAAAAACAATATTCCGGAATTAAAAGAAATAATTTTAAAATCTTTATAA
- a CDS encoding tetratricopeptide repeat protein, producing the protein MHCLTKTGVRLFFILALAFLLSGGCAGKRAANINEARAVRDLGEAYLIQGSYSRALQEFLKAEQLNPRDPYLYNNMGLTYLALDRPESAVLSFKKAVNIKSDYAPAQNNLATAYMATGNWDEAIEVLKLLSEDLLYATPHYALSNLGWAYYNLSNYDAALRYYNRSLRHEPRHPPALRGQAMTFSAMGRMSEALRSADRLTTELPQNDAAWMLKGEILEKMNQKEEAKKAYEEALRTAGEDTAMKDDAESALRRLK; encoded by the coding sequence ATGCACTGCTTAACAAAAACTGGTGTCAGGCTGTTTTTCATACTTGCGCTGGCCTTCCTTCTTTCTGGGGGATGTGCGGGAAAGAGGGCTGCCAATATCAATGAAGCCAGGGCTGTCCGGGATCTGGGCGAGGCCTACCTGATTCAGGGTTCCTATTCCAGGGCTTTACAGGAATTTCTGAAGGCGGAACAGCTGAATCCCAGAGATCCCTACCTCTATAATAATATGGGGCTTACCTACCTTGCCCTGGACCGGCCCGAATCCGCCGTATTAAGCTTTAAAAAAGCCGTAAATATCAAGTCAGACTATGCCCCTGCCCAGAATAATCTGGCCACAGCCTACATGGCCACAGGCAATTGGGATGAAGCCATTGAGGTCCTCAAACTCCTGAGTGAGGATCTGCTTTATGCCACACCCCATTACGCTTTATCCAACCTGGGCTGGGCATATTACAACCTCAGTAATTATGATGCGGCCCTGAGATATTATAACCGTTCTCTGCGCCATGAACCCAGGCATCCTCCGGCCCTGCGGGGGCAGGCCATGACCTTTTCCGCCATGGGCAGAATGTCTGAAGCCCTGCGATCTGCGGATCGCCTGACCACTGAACTCCCGCAAAATGATGCGGCGTGGATGCTTAAAGGTGAGATTCTTGAAAAAATGAATCAGAAGGAAGAGGCAAAAAAGGCCTATGAAGAAGCCCTGCGCACGGCAGGGGAGGATACGGCTATGAAGGATGATGCGGAAAGTGCCCTAAGGCGTTTGAAATAA
- the tkt gene encoding transketolase, which yields MSSTPSTDALCVTTIRTLAMDAIEKANSGHPGAPMGLAPAAYALWTRVMNHNPKNPAWLDRDRFVLSGGHGSMLLYGLLHLSGYGVSLEDLKNFRQMGSKTPGHPEFGHTPGVETTTGPLGQGIANAVGMAMAERHLAARFNRPGFDLVNHFTYVMCGDGDLMEGVACEAMSLAGHQKLGRLICIYDANDISIEGSTEIAFTENVAGRMEAMGWHTLTVTDGNDMDAITKALETAKTITDRPSLIVLKTRIAFGSPNKEGSADAHGAPLGAEEVRLTKKAYGWPEDADFHVPEEVYAHFAGVQAKMQEKEDAWLELFRLYAAEHKDMANLWLDAMSGFLVDGWDKDIPYFTPGEKIATRAASGKVLNAIAAKVPALMGGSADLAPSNKTFLNGETEFQAESPEGRNIRFGVREHAMGAIMAGMFLHNGIRPYGATFLVFADYMRPAIRVASLMRLPLIYVFTHDSIAVGEDGPTHQPVEHLASLRAIPNLTVFRPADANETAVGWKVAMRSNSSPTALILSRQGLPVLNTDNKRGRPERGAYILEDADGTPDIALIASGSEVHLAVEARRILLEKGIQARVVSMPSWELFEKDTDEYKKRILPPALKKRLVIEAGIAMGWHKYAGDEGDIISIETFGASGPDKEVLRHFGFFVENLVNRAVILARKK from the coding sequence ATGAGTTCCACCCCGTCCACGGACGCCCTCTGCGTTACCACCATCCGAACACTTGCCATGGATGCCATAGAAAAGGCCAATTCCGGACATCCCGGAGCTCCTATGGGTCTTGCGCCCGCAGCCTATGCCCTCTGGACCCGGGTGATGAACCATAACCCCAAAAATCCAGCATGGCTGGACAGGGACCGCTTTGTACTTTCCGGTGGTCATGGCTCCATGCTGCTTTACGGTCTGCTGCATCTTTCCGGATACGGCGTATCCCTGGAAGACCTGAAAAACTTCCGGCAGATGGGTTCAAAAACACCGGGACATCCGGAGTTCGGCCATACACCGGGTGTGGAAACCACCACAGGTCCTTTGGGGCAGGGCATTGCCAATGCCGTGGGCATGGCCATGGCGGAACGTCATCTGGCTGCCCGTTTCAACCGTCCCGGTTTTGATCTGGTGAATCATTTTACCTATGTGATGTGCGGTGACGGAGATCTCATGGAAGGTGTTGCCTGTGAGGCCATGTCCCTTGCCGGGCATCAGAAGCTGGGCAGGCTGATTTGCATCTACGATGCCAATGACATTTCCATTGAAGGATCAACGGAGATTGCCTTTACGGAAAATGTGGCTGGCCGTATGGAAGCCATGGGCTGGCACACCCTCACCGTTACAGACGGCAATGATATGGATGCCATCACAAAAGCGCTGGAAACGGCAAAAACCATTACGGACAGACCTTCCCTCATTGTTCTAAAAACCCGCATTGCCTTTGGCAGCCCCAACAAGGAAGGTTCTGCCGATGCCCATGGTGCCCCTTTGGGAGCCGAAGAGGTCCGTCTGACCAAAAAAGCCTATGGCTGGCCCGAAGATGCCGATTTCCATGTTCCCGAAGAGGTTTACGCCCATTTTGCAGGTGTTCAGGCAAAGATGCAGGAAAAGGAAGATGCCTGGCTGGAACTTTTCCGCCTTTATGCGGCAGAGCATAAGGATATGGCTAACCTCTGGCTGGATGCCATGAGCGGTTTTCTGGTGGACGGCTGGGATAAAGATATCCCCTACTTTACCCCTGGCGAGAAAATTGCCACAAGGGCGGCATCGGGCAAGGTGCTCAATGCCATTGCCGCCAAAGTACCTGCCCTCATGGGCGGTTCCGCAGATCTTGCCCCTTCCAATAAAACCTTTTTGAATGGTGAGACGGAATTTCAGGCTGAAAGTCCCGAAGGCCGCAATATTCGTTTTGGAGTCAGGGAGCACGCCATGGGTGCCATCATGGCTGGTATGTTCCTGCACAACGGTATCCGGCCCTATGGTGCCACCTTCCTTGTCTTTGCCGATTACATGCGGCCTGCCATCCGCGTGGCCAGCCTCATGCGTCTGCCCCTGATCTATGTATTCACCCACGATTCCATAGCCGTGGGCGAAGATGGACCCACCCATCAGCCAGTGGAGCATCTGGCCTCCCTGCGTGCCATCCCCAACCTTACGGTTTTCCGGCCTGCGGATGCCAATGAGACGGCAGTGGGATGGAAGGTGGCCATGCGCAGCAATTCCAGCCCCACGGCTTTGATTCTCAGCCGTCAGGGACTTCCCGTTCTTAATACTGACAATAAGAGGGGGCGGCCTGAAAGGGGTGCCTATATTCTGGAGGATGCCGATGGTACGCCGGATATTGCCCTCATTGCTTCCGGCTCTGAAGTGCATCTGGCTGTGGAAGCCCGCAGGATTCTTCTGGAAAAAGGCATTCAGGCAAGGGTTGTCAGCATGCCCTCATGGGAGCTGTTTGAGAAAGATACGGATGAATATAAAAAACGGATTCTGCCCCCAGCCCTTAAAAAACGTCTGGTGATAGAGGCAGGCATTGCCATGGGCTGGCATAAGTATGCAGGAGACGAAGGCGACATTATTTCCATAGAAACCTTCGGTGCATCCGGTCCTGATAAGGAAGTTCTGCGTCATTTCGGGTTCTTTGTGGAAAACCTGGTGAACCGGGCTGTGATTCTGGCGAGGAAAAAGTAG
- a CDS encoding radical SAM protein, whose amino-acid sequence MDYQGMIFRPPSEGDSILLQVTVGCSHNKCTFCEMYKAKRFSIKSDEQIFKDIDYAASKYRRIRRLFLCDGDAMILPMKRLVPIMERIREKLPWLERVGTYANTKSIASKSVEEMKQLKDLGLTIAYFGLETGDDVTLKAINKGADSARMIEMGKKIRSAGIKLSITVLNGVAGRERSMIHAKETGRVLTAIDPEFVGALSLMLTPGAPLNKDHKEGRFELIGAEEMLQELGMMIASTDLSDGLFHANHASNYLPIRAHLPKDRDKTLKMINDALAGKIKLKPEYLRAL is encoded by the coding sequence ATGGATTATCAGGGTATGATTTTTCGTCCCCCCAGCGAAGGGGATTCAATTCTGCTGCAGGTGACCGTGGGCTGTTCCCACAACAAATGCACCTTCTGTGAGATGTACAAGGCCAAGCGTTTTTCCATTAAAAGTGATGAACAGATTTTTAAGGACATAGACTACGCAGCAAGTAAGTACCGCCGCATCCGCAGGCTTTTTCTCTGTGACGGTGATGCCATGATCCTGCCCATGAAGAGACTGGTGCCCATTATGGAACGTATCAGGGAAAAGCTGCCCTGGCTGGAAAGGGTTGGAACCTACGCCAACACAAAAAGTATTGCCTCTAAAAGCGTTGAAGAAATGAAACAGCTTAAGGATCTGGGGCTTACCATTGCCTATTTTGGTCTTGAGACTGGAGATGATGTGACCCTGAAAGCCATCAATAAGGGAGCGGACAGTGCCCGTATGATAGAAATGGGCAAAAAGATTCGCTCCGCAGGGATCAAGCTGTCCATTACCGTCCTGAATGGCGTTGCCGGAAGGGAGCGCTCCATGATCCATGCAAAGGAAACGGGCAGGGTGCTGACGGCCATAGACCCTGAATTCGTGGGTGCCTTAAGCCTGATGCTGACTCCTGGGGCTCCTTTGAACAAGGACCATAAGGAAGGACGTTTTGAGCTGATCGGTGCCGAAGAAATGCTTCAGGAGCTGGGCATGATGATAGCCAGCACAGATCTTTCCGATGGACTTTTCCATGCCAATCACGCATCCAACTACCTGCCCATACGGGCCCATCTGCCTAAGGACAGGGATAAAACCCTCAAGATGATCAATGATGCCCTGGCAGGAAAGATTAAGCTGAAGCCCGAATACCTGAGGGCCCTTTAA
- the htpG gene encoding molecular chaperone HtpG, with protein MKQETHAFQTEVKQMLNLIIHSLYSNKEIFLRELISNASDAIDKLRFKSQTDPEILGSDTDFYIRITPDKENKTLTIEDNGIGMSFEDAVENLGTIAKSGTAGFMEALEATRKEGTLTPELIGQFGVGFYSSFIVADKVVVESRTPGADKGVRWESEGSGEYSVAELEKEGRGTRITLFLKDGEEGDLNFTEEWTLKDIIKRHSDFIAYPILMETESHEPIPEEEQEKDEEGKAKKTMRKVRKDETLNSMKAIWARKKDEVKDEEYTEFYRHISKNWDEPAEKLHLHLEGAVEYDVLIFIPSKAPFDLFQRDRRHGLHLYCKRVFVMDDCKELLPEYLGFVHGVVDAPDLDLNVSREILQQNSLVRNIRKNIVKRVFDLLSKMEDEKYLSFWKEFGPMLKAGIPTDFENKEKIAELLRYPTTKSGEKLKGLKEYVENMAEGQEAIYYLSGENLTALINSPHLEALKAKDYEVLLMTDPVDEWVVDSLREFDGKPLKSAEKGDLELEKPSEEVAESYKGLFEFIKKELEEDVKEVKASARLKESVACLSADAFAMSAFMEKVMQASGQEMPKQKRVLELNTAHPVLERLKERFGADPADPSMKDWAAMIFDLAVVSEGGRIENPSRFSRLVGELMAKSL; from the coding sequence ATGAAGCAGGAAACCCATGCCTTCCAGACCGAAGTTAAGCAGATGCTCAACCTCATCATCCATTCCTTATATTCCAATAAGGAGATTTTCTTAAGGGAGCTGATCTCCAATGCCTCGGATGCCATAGACAAGCTGAGATTCAAATCCCAGACCGACCCTGAAATTCTTGGAAGTGACACAGATTTTTATATCCGCATTACGCCGGATAAAGAGAATAAAACTCTTACCATAGAAGATAACGGCATAGGCATGAGCTTTGAAGATGCCGTTGAAAACCTTGGCACCATTGCAAAGAGCGGTACGGCCGGCTTCATGGAAGCCCTGGAGGCCACCCGAAAAGAAGGTACCCTCACCCCGGAGCTGATCGGTCAGTTCGGTGTGGGTTTTTATTCTTCCTTCATTGTGGCGGACAAAGTCGTGGTGGAAAGCCGTACCCCCGGTGCGGACAAAGGCGTGCGCTGGGAATCCGAAGGCAGCGGTGAGTATTCCGTGGCAGAGCTTGAAAAGGAAGGCAGGGGCACCCGTATCACCCTTTTTCTGAAGGACGGTGAGGAAGGGGATCTCAATTTCACCGAGGAATGGACCCTCAAGGACATCATCAAGCGCCATTCCGACTTCATTGCCTATCCAATTCTCATGGAGACGGAATCCCATGAGCCTATTCCCGAGGAAGAGCAGGAAAAGGATGAGGAAGGCAAAGCAAAGAAAACCATGCGCAAGGTGCGCAAGGATGAAACATTAAATTCCATGAAGGCCATCTGGGCGAGAAAAAAAGATGAGGTAAAAGACGAAGAATACACGGAGTTCTACCGTCATATCTCAAAAAACTGGGATGAACCCGCAGAAAAACTGCACCTGCATCTGGAAGGAGCCGTGGAATATGACGTTCTCATTTTCATTCCCTCCAAAGCTCCCTTTGACCTCTTCCAGAGGGACAGAAGACATGGCCTGCACCTTTACTGCAAGCGGGTCTTTGTCATGGACGATTGCAAGGAGCTTCTGCCTGAATACTTAGGCTTTGTTCACGGTGTTGTGGATGCACCGGATCTGGACCTCAACGTCAGCCGTGAAATTCTCCAGCAGAACAGCCTTGTGCGCAATATACGCAAAAACATTGTAAAGAGGGTCTTTGACCTGCTTTCCAAAATGGAAGATGAAAAATACCTCTCCTTCTGGAAAGAATTCGGCCCCATGCTCAAGGCAGGTATTCCCACGGATTTTGAAAACAAGGAAAAAATTGCAGAACTTCTGCGCTATCCCACCACAAAATCCGGAGAAAAACTCAAAGGTCTCAAGGAATACGTGGAAAACATGGCCGAAGGACAGGAAGCCATCTACTACCTTTCAGGTGAAAATCTTACGGCCCTGATAAACAGCCCCCATCTGGAAGCTTTGAAAGCCAAGGATTATGAAGTGCTGCTCATGACGGATCCCGTGGATGAGTGGGTGGTGGACAGCCTGAGGGAATTTGACGGCAAGCCCCTGAAAAGTGCCGAAAAGGGCGACCTTGAACTGGAAAAACCTTCCGAAGAGGTGGCCGAAAGCTATAAGGGTCTCTTTGAATTCATCAAAAAAGAACTGGAAGAGGACGTAAAAGAGGTCAAGGCTTCAGCCCGGCTCAAGGAGTCCGTAGCCTGCCTTTCCGCCGATGCCTTTGCCATGAGTGCTTTCATGGAAAAGGTCATGCAGGCTTCAGGTCAGGAAATGCCCAAACAAAAAAGGGTACTGGAGCTGAATACGGCCCATCCTGTACTTGAACGGCTTAAGGAACGCTTTGGCGCAGATCCCGCAGACCCTTCCATGAAAGACTGGGCTGCCATGATCTTTGACCTTGCCGTGGTCAGTGAAGGCGGCCGCATTGAAAACCCCTCCCGCTTTTCCAGGCTGGTGGGTGAGCTGATGGCAAAATCACTGTAA